From Piliocolobus tephrosceles isolate RC106 chromosome 16, ASM277652v3, whole genome shotgun sequence, the proteins below share one genomic window:
- the BHLHA9 gene encoding class A basic helix-loop-helix protein 9, producing the protein MLRGAPGLGLRARKGTEGSAEDLGRPWPEPGGDLGMLGANGAPRGQGETEEPAGRRRARPVRSKARRMAANVRERKRILDYNEAFNALRRALRHDLGGKRLSKIATLRRAIHRIAALSRVLRASPAPREPCGHLECHGPAARGDTGDTGASPRTPAGPSLACPDAAHPSVPSAPRCASCPPHAPPGRPSAVADGPGLAQASWGSWSRCPGPSSAGPPPWPRGYLRAAPGMGHPRS; encoded by the coding sequence ATGCTGCGGGGCGCGCCAGGACTAGGCCTCAGGGCGCGGAAGGGGACCGAAGGCTCTGCAGAGGACTTGGGGCGTCCCTGGCCCGAGCCTGGGGGTGATTTGGGGATGCTAGGGGCGAACGGCGCTCCCCGTGGCCAGGGCGAGACAGAAGAGCCGGCTGGCAGGAGGCGCGCGCGGCCGGTGCGGTCCAAGGCGAGACGCATGGCGGCCAACGTGCGGGAGCGCAAGCGCATCCTGGACTACAACGAGGCCTTCAACGCGCTGCGCCGGGCACTGCGGCACGACCTGGGCGGCAAGAGGCTCTCCAAGATCGCCACGCTGCGCAGAGCCATCCACCGCATCGCCGCCCTCTCCCGGGTCCTGCGCGCCAGCCCCGCGCCCCGAGAGCCCTGCGGACACCTGGAGTGCCACGGCCCGGCTGCGCGCGGGGACACCGGAGACACAGGCGCCAGCCCCCGGACGCCTGCAGGGCCCAGCCTCGCGTGCCCAGACGCCGCCCACCCCTCGGTGCCGTCTGCGCCCCGCTGTGCCTCGTGCCCCCCGCACGCGCCCCCGGGACGGCCCAGCGCGGTGGCCGACGGGCCGGGCCTAGCCCAGGCCTCCTGGGGAAGCTGGAGCCGCTGTCCCGGGCCTTCCTCTGCCGGGCCGCCTCCCTGGCCGCGGGGCTACCTGCGAGCCGCTCCTGGGATGGGCCATCCGCGCTCCTGA